One genomic segment of Amycolatopsis granulosa includes these proteins:
- a CDS encoding branched-chain amino acid ABC transporter permease: MRATVAGATANAPVKPLRWLRWSAWLVLLVVLLALPLYVGSEWLKAGQWMMTGAVGAIGLTMLVGQAGQLSLAHAFFLLAGGTTYTVLASGTEDGRVVGFGVDPLLALLAAVAVTALLGLAFAPVSGRLRGIYLGVASLSLVFIGLYFGQSADRLTGGTSTGRTPAPFALFGFTFDNSGSLVVLGVPLRQAERLWYLYLALTVIAFVLARGAVRSRVGRSWRAVRDHEASAAAMGVNVAWAKAGAFAVSSAYAGLAGAMTVLWFDILKPDENEFGTYGINVSIAYLAMVIIGGLGSIGGALVGALIVFGLPQVLSLYSNQLGIFTGSGAGAVTPILVSTFVYGAAIILVVLFEPGGLAAIGRRITGGLHAQRKKEGTSR; encoded by the coding sequence ATGCGGGCGACGGTCGCCGGCGCGACCGCGAACGCCCCGGTGAAACCGCTGCGCTGGCTGCGGTGGTCGGCGTGGCTGGTCCTGCTGGTGGTGCTGCTGGCGCTGCCGCTGTACGTGGGCTCCGAGTGGCTCAAGGCCGGGCAGTGGATGATGACCGGCGCGGTCGGCGCGATCGGGCTGACCATGCTGGTGGGCCAGGCCGGTCAGCTGTCGCTGGCGCACGCGTTCTTCCTGCTCGCCGGCGGCACCACCTACACCGTGCTGGCGAGCGGAACGGAAGACGGCAGGGTGGTCGGGTTCGGCGTGGACCCGCTGCTGGCGCTGCTCGCCGCGGTGGCGGTCACCGCGCTGCTGGGCCTGGCGTTCGCGCCCGTGTCCGGGCGGCTGCGCGGCATCTACCTGGGCGTGGCGTCGCTGTCGCTGGTGTTCATCGGCCTCTACTTCGGACAGTCCGCGGACCGGCTGACCGGCGGTACCTCCACCGGCCGCACCCCGGCGCCGTTCGCGCTGTTCGGGTTCACCTTCGACAACTCGGGCAGCCTGGTGGTGCTCGGTGTGCCGCTGCGGCAGGCCGAACGCCTGTGGTACTTGTACCTGGCGCTGACGGTGATCGCGTTCGTGCTGGCACGCGGTGCGGTACGGAGCCGGGTCGGGCGGTCCTGGCGGGCGGTGCGTGACCACGAGGCGTCGGCCGCCGCGATGGGCGTCAACGTGGCGTGGGCCAAGGCCGGCGCGTTCGCGGTGTCCTCCGCCTACGCCGGGCTGGCCGGGGCGATGACGGTGCTGTGGTTCGACATCCTCAAGCCGGACGAGAACGAGTTCGGTACCTACGGCATCAACGTCTCGATCGCCTACCTGGCGATGGTGATCATCGGCGGCCTCGGCTCGATCGGGGGCGCCCTGGTCGGCGCGCTCATCGTGTTCGGGCTGCCGCAGGTGCTCTCGCTGTACTCGAACCAGCTGGGGATCTTCACCGGGAGCGGCGCGGGCGCGGTCACCCCGATCCTCGTCAGCACCTTCGTCTACGGCGCCGCGATCATCCTGGTCGTGCTCTTCGAGCCGGGCGGGCTCGCGGCGATCGGGCGCCGGATCACCGGCGGCCTGCACGCGCAACGCAAGAAGGAAGGAACGTCCCGATGA
- a CDS encoding protease pro-enzyme activation domain-containing protein — MRRAMTVVASLALAGGALALPVTASAQDRAVIPASHPSWATPQAKVTDSAPSAKLSFRVYLTTRDQAGADAAARAVSDPSGPSFRQYLSPDQVRDRFAASDATLGAVRNWLSGSGFAIGDIPPNRAYVEATGTTGQVEQAFGVDLARYRVEGQVLRAADRELSVPAALSADVLGVIGVDQATALMKPDITDGSPSDVPPPAGFRNARPCSAYYGEKIDTTDPAYQGRQRPYAPCGYTPAQLRSAYGVDGVRADGTGTTVAIVDAFASPTLYADAAEYARRNDPGHPLRPSQFAQQVFPANVDQEPPDQCDAAGWYGEQTLDVEAVHAMAPGAKILYVGGSDCQDASLDEALNWIVAGHHADIISNSYGDAGEDIPAAEVRVWTQIAQQAALEGIGVYFSSGDNGDEAARLGAPSADFPASDSWVTAVGGTSLAIGKDGRTLFETGWETGKSTLTGGAYTPPYPGAYTSGSGGGTSVLFDEPFYQKGVVPDALAAQNQHGKARGRVVPDISAVGDPNTGFLIGQTQTFPDGVHYDQYRIGGTSLASPVLAGIMAVSDSLTGFHHGFVNPVLYQVAARTPAVRDVRHVDAAVMRVDYANSVDASGGLVTSARDLDWPDLTIHTTPGYDDVTGLGVPNGLAFLLLP, encoded by the coding sequence CCGTGACCGCTTCGGCGCAGGACCGCGCGGTGATCCCGGCGTCCCACCCGAGCTGGGCAACCCCGCAGGCCAAGGTCACCGATTCGGCCCCGTCCGCGAAGCTGAGCTTCCGGGTCTACCTGACCACGCGCGACCAGGCCGGTGCGGACGCCGCCGCCCGCGCGGTGTCCGATCCGTCCGGTCCGTCCTTCCGTCAGTACCTGTCACCGGACCAGGTACGCGACCGGTTCGCGGCGAGCGACGCCACGCTCGGTGCGGTGCGGAACTGGTTGTCCGGCAGCGGGTTCGCGATCGGCGACATCCCGCCGAACCGGGCCTACGTCGAAGCCACCGGCACCACGGGCCAGGTGGAGCAGGCGTTCGGCGTGGATCTGGCGCGTTACCGCGTCGAGGGCCAGGTGCTGCGCGCCGCGGACCGGGAGCTGTCGGTGCCGGCCGCGCTGTCCGCCGACGTGCTCGGTGTGATCGGCGTCGACCAGGCCACGGCCCTGATGAAGCCGGACATCACGGACGGTTCGCCATCCGACGTGCCGCCGCCGGCTGGTTTCCGCAACGCGCGGCCGTGCAGCGCCTACTACGGCGAGAAGATCGACACCACCGACCCGGCCTACCAGGGCCGGCAGCGGCCGTACGCGCCGTGCGGCTACACGCCCGCGCAGCTGCGGTCGGCCTACGGGGTGGACGGGGTGCGCGCGGACGGCACCGGCACGACGGTGGCGATCGTGGACGCTTTCGCGTCACCGACGCTGTACGCGGACGCGGCCGAGTACGCGCGCCGCAACGACCCGGGGCACCCGCTGCGGCCGTCGCAGTTCGCGCAGCAGGTCTTCCCGGCCAACGTCGACCAGGAGCCGCCGGACCAGTGCGACGCGGCGGGCTGGTACGGCGAGCAGACGCTGGACGTGGAGGCGGTGCACGCGATGGCGCCGGGCGCGAAGATCCTCTACGTCGGCGGATCCGACTGCCAGGACGCCTCGCTCGACGAGGCCCTGAACTGGATCGTGGCCGGGCACCACGCGGACATCATCTCCAACTCCTACGGCGACGCGGGTGAGGACATCCCGGCCGCCGAAGTGCGGGTGTGGACGCAGATCGCGCAACAGGCGGCGCTCGAGGGCATCGGCGTGTACTTCTCGTCCGGCGACAACGGTGACGAGGCCGCGCGGCTCGGCGCGCCGTCGGCGGACTTCCCGGCGTCGGACTCGTGGGTGACCGCGGTCGGCGGGACGAGCCTCGCGATCGGCAAGGACGGCCGGACACTGTTCGAAACCGGCTGGGAGACCGGCAAGAGCACGCTCACGGGCGGTGCGTACACCCCGCCCTACCCGGGTGCCTACACCTCCGGTTCCGGTGGCGGCACGAGCGTGCTGTTCGACGAGCCGTTCTACCAGAAGGGTGTCGTGCCGGACGCGCTCGCCGCGCAGAACCAGCACGGCAAGGCGCGCGGCCGGGTGGTGCCGGACATCTCCGCGGTCGGCGACCCGAACACCGGGTTCCTGATCGGGCAGACCCAGACCTTCCCCGACGGCGTCCACTACGACCAGTACCGCATCGGCGGCACGAGCCTGGCGTCGCCGGTGCTCGCCGGGATCATGGCCGTGTCGGACAGCCTGACCGGGTTCCACCACGGGTTCGTCAACCCGGTGCTCTACCAGGTGGCCGCGCGCACCCCGGCGGTGCGGGACGTGCGGCACGTCGATGCCGCGGTGATGCGGGTCGACTACGCCAACTCGGTGGACGCCTCGGGTGGCCTGGTCACCTCGGCGCGTGACCTCGACTGGCCGGACCTGACGATCCACACCACGCCCGGGTACGACGACGTGACCGGGCTGGGTGTGCCGAACGGGCTCGCGTTCCTGCTCCTGCCGTAG
- a CDS encoding ATP-binding cassette domain-containing protein: MLNVRDLHVRYGRSVAALHGVDLAVPEDGVLAVLGGNGAGKSTLLRTISGTLKLHRGVVTRGDVRLGDTRIDRLDPAAIVRLGVVGVPEGRQIFTRMSVEENLRAGGISASAEQRVKARERVHELFPVLAERARQRAGLLSGGEQQMLAIGRALMSAPRVLLLDEPSLGLAPKVVAQISAIIREIHAQGTAVVLVEQNAVMALSVADHAAVLEVGRVALAGRSDELSRSEDVRRLYLGGHARSEAAAEPRKQVLSRWGG; the protein is encoded by the coding sequence GTGTTGAACGTCCGAGACCTGCACGTCCGCTACGGCCGCTCGGTCGCCGCCCTGCACGGCGTCGACCTGGCCGTGCCCGAGGACGGGGTCCTCGCCGTCCTCGGCGGCAACGGCGCCGGCAAGTCCACGCTGCTGCGCACCATTTCCGGGACGCTCAAACTGCACCGCGGCGTGGTCACCCGCGGTGACGTCCGGCTCGGCGATACCCGGATCGACCGGCTCGACCCGGCCGCGATCGTCCGGCTCGGCGTGGTCGGCGTGCCCGAAGGGCGCCAGATCTTCACGCGCATGTCCGTCGAGGAGAACCTGCGCGCGGGCGGAATCTCGGCGTCCGCGGAGCAGCGGGTCAAGGCCCGCGAGCGCGTACACGAGCTGTTCCCGGTGCTGGCCGAGCGCGCCCGGCAGCGCGCCGGGCTGCTCTCCGGCGGCGAGCAGCAGATGCTCGCGATCGGCCGGGCGCTGATGTCCGCACCGCGCGTGCTGCTGCTGGATGAGCCTTCACTGGGACTCGCGCCCAAGGTGGTGGCCCAGATCAGCGCCATCATCCGGGAGATCCACGCGCAGGGCACCGCGGTCGTGCTGGTCGAGCAGAACGCCGTGATGGCGCTGAGCGTCGCCGACCACGCAGCGGTGCTCGAGGTGGGCCGGGTCGCGCTGGCCGGCCGGTCCGACGAGCTGTCCCGCAGCGAGGACGTGCGGCGCCTGTACCTGGGCGGGCACGCGCGATCCGAGGCGGCAGCTGAGCCACGCAAGCAGGTCCTGTCGAGGTGGGGCGGATGA
- a CDS encoding ABC transporter ATP-binding protein, producing the protein MIPELRVEHLTLRFGGLTALEDVSFTVRPGSLHALIGPNGAGKSSCFNVIGGLYRATEGRVRLGDTELTGLRPHRMAALGVGRAFQNAALSPGSSVLDNVMLGRHALTRGGFLECALRAPWIVRAERRHTRRATEICEFLGIGHLLHTPVAALPYGQVKRVDIARALAVEPVLLMLDEPAAGMTAAETADLAETVRAVRDELGISILLVEHDMGLVMGIADRVTVLDFGRRIADGPPDEVQRDPEVVRAYLGTEAA; encoded by the coding sequence ATGATCCCGGAACTGCGCGTCGAGCACCTCACGCTCCGCTTCGGTGGCCTGACCGCGCTGGAGGACGTCTCGTTCACCGTGCGGCCCGGTTCGCTGCACGCCCTGATCGGCCCGAACGGCGCCGGGAAGTCCAGTTGTTTCAACGTGATCGGCGGCCTCTACCGGGCCACGGAAGGCCGGGTCCGGCTGGGCGACACCGAGCTGACCGGCCTGCGCCCGCACCGGATGGCCGCGCTCGGCGTCGGCCGCGCCTTCCAGAACGCGGCCCTCTCGCCCGGGTCGAGCGTGCTGGACAACGTGATGCTCGGCCGGCACGCCCTCACCCGCGGCGGTTTCCTGGAATGCGCGCTGCGCGCCCCGTGGATCGTGCGGGCCGAACGCAGGCACACCCGGCGGGCCACGGAGATCTGCGAGTTCCTCGGCATCGGGCACCTGCTGCACACCCCGGTGGCCGCGCTGCCCTACGGCCAGGTCAAACGAGTCGACATCGCCCGCGCGCTGGCCGTGGAGCCGGTCCTGCTGATGCTGGACGAGCCGGCCGCGGGCATGACCGCGGCGGAGACGGCCGATCTGGCCGAGACGGTCCGGGCGGTGCGCGACGAGCTGGGCATTTCGATCCTGCTGGTGGAGCACGACATGGGCCTGGTGATGGGTATCGCCGACCGGGTCACGGTGCTCGACTTCGGCCGCCGCATCGCCGACGGCCCGCCCGATGAGGTGCAGCGGGACCCGGAAGTGGTCCGGGCGTACCTGGGAACGGAGGCCGCGTGA
- a CDS encoding GAF domain-containing protein, translating to MTAEQRVAADRAVEHSDVLDELLREREGLLGTLDRVMALQGTAHLIRESLGVHAAFVGELERPGTAVIRWMAGNKTDALQNLVVPTGQGVGGRVLASGRPVRVSDYLSAPTITHQFDAQVAGEGLAALLTVPIIGRAGGKADTLAIAYAAMREPADFGDDAVRRLEGIADQAASALKLAGIAESGRADAISAERRRMQSALHDSVGALLFSIGVQVRNLHQDVAGDPVLEGRLCRLEGDVSAASRALRESLLSLSESTPERALPVELAEHCRSFESRCGLPARFVQLAPVRPLDGERTALLVCAVREGLLNVEKHAHACSVVVSLGPSAGGVQVVVADDGTGSGDSASGTGVGLRSLAERAARMGGRVSLVRDEDGGCTLRAWVPEVP from the coding sequence GTGACCGCAGAGCAGCGTGTCGCCGCGGACCGTGCCGTCGAGCACAGCGACGTGCTCGACGAGCTGTTGCGCGAACGCGAGGGACTACTCGGCACCCTCGACCGGGTGATGGCCCTGCAGGGCACCGCGCACCTGATCCGCGAATCGCTGGGCGTGCACGCCGCGTTCGTGGGCGAGCTGGAACGCCCGGGCACGGCGGTGATCCGGTGGATGGCCGGGAACAAGACCGACGCGCTCCAGAACCTCGTGGTGCCCACCGGGCAAGGGGTCGGCGGCCGGGTCCTGGCCTCCGGCCGGCCGGTGCGGGTGTCGGACTACCTGAGCGCGCCGACCATCACGCACCAGTTCGACGCGCAGGTCGCCGGCGAGGGGCTCGCCGCGCTGCTCACCGTGCCGATCATCGGCCGCGCCGGGGGCAAGGCGGACACCCTGGCGATCGCCTACGCCGCCATGCGCGAACCGGCCGACTTCGGCGACGACGCGGTGCGCCGCCTCGAAGGCATCGCCGATCAGGCCGCGTCCGCGCTCAAGCTGGCGGGCATCGCCGAGTCCGGCCGGGCCGACGCGATCTCGGCGGAGCGGCGGCGGATGCAGAGCGCGCTGCACGATTCGGTCGGCGCACTGTTGTTCTCGATCGGCGTGCAGGTGCGCAACCTGCACCAGGACGTGGCCGGTGACCCGGTGCTGGAAGGCCGGTTGTGCCGGCTCGAGGGTGACGTCTCGGCGGCGTCACGGGCGCTGCGCGAGTCGTTGCTGTCGTTGTCGGAGTCCACTCCGGAGCGGGCGCTGCCGGTGGAACTGGCCGAGCACTGCCGCTCGTTCGAGTCGCGCTGCGGGCTGCCGGCACGCTTCGTGCAGCTCGCGCCGGTGCGGCCACTGGACGGTGAGCGCACCGCGTTGCTGGTGTGCGCGGTGCGGGAAGGGCTGCTCAACGTCGAAAAGCACGCGCACGCGTGCTCGGTCGTGGTCAGCCTCGGGCCGAGTGCGGGCGGCGTGCAGGTGGTGGTTGCCGACGACGGCACCGGTTCCGGTGACTCCGCTTCCGGAACCGGGGTGGGCCTGCGTTCCCTGGCCGAACGGGCGGCGCGGATGGGCGGGCGGGTGAGCCTGGTCCGGGACGAGGACGGCGGCTGCACGCTGCGGGCCTGGGTGCCCGAGGTGCCATGA
- a CDS encoding response regulator, with the protein MTATVLVVDDHPVVRDGVTLLLRAEPSLELIGSAESGRGALAQVGQLRPDLILLDLRLPDMLAPEVIAGLRQVHPSGRIVVFTAHGDHQGLLAALDAGAHGCLLKDVTGTDLVSALRRVLRGERVVDPRIMPDHPPRSDALARSGLTRREYEVLRLAAQGQTNPEIADTTGLTRNTVKTYLQSALHKLGARNRVEAIGKASEAGLL; encoded by the coding sequence ATGACCGCGACGGTCCTGGTGGTCGACGACCACCCCGTGGTCCGCGACGGGGTCACCCTGTTGCTGCGGGCCGAGCCGTCGCTGGAGCTGATCGGCAGCGCGGAGTCCGGCCGGGGTGCGCTCGCCCAGGTCGGACAGCTGCGGCCGGATCTGATCCTGCTCGACCTCCGCTTGCCGGACATGCTCGCGCCCGAGGTCATCGCCGGGCTGCGGCAGGTCCACCCGTCCGGGCGGATCGTGGTGTTCACCGCGCACGGTGATCACCAGGGGTTGCTGGCGGCGCTGGACGCGGGGGCGCACGGGTGCCTGCTCAAGGACGTGACCGGCACCGACCTGGTGTCGGCGCTGCGGCGGGTGCTGCGCGGGGAGCGGGTGGTGGACCCGCGGATCATGCCCGACCACCCGCCGCGGTCCGACGCGCTGGCGCGCAGCGGCCTGACCCGGCGGGAGTACGAGGTGCTGCGGCTGGCCGCCCAGGGGCAGACCAACCCGGAGATCGCGGACACCACCGGCCTGACCCGGAACACGGTGAAGACCTATTTGCAGTCGGCTCTGCACAAACTGGGGGCGCGGAACCGGGTGGAGGCGATCGGGAAGGCGTCGGAGGCCGGGCTGCTGTGA
- a CDS encoding branched-chain amino acid ABC transporter permease encodes MHTFLQLAVNGLGKGAVYALLALGFVIIFKATEVINFAHGSLVLFGGYLVVVTRESLGWLGASLVGVAGAGLLAVVVERLLLSRTKLADPNSLALLTIGVDVIVAEEIVRRLGVGVPFLGEAWDAKPIQVGGITLFRTHLVAMAVAAVLITAFYLAFKFSNWGVAMRAQAENREAAALMGIRSRQVTMTAWLVAGLLAGVAVLFLATQDFSGAGLSRGTHSIALAAFPAAILGGLDSTAGAIVGGLVVGLVEALSAQYISFDFSKSAVFLVMLLVLVVRPSGLFGTRESTRV; translated from the coding sequence ATGCACACGTTCCTGCAACTGGCGGTGAACGGCCTCGGCAAGGGCGCGGTCTACGCGCTGCTCGCACTGGGATTCGTGATCATCTTCAAGGCCACCGAGGTGATCAACTTCGCGCACGGCTCGCTGGTGCTCTTCGGCGGCTACCTGGTGGTGGTGACCCGCGAGTCGCTGGGCTGGCTCGGTGCCTCGCTGGTCGGCGTCGCCGGCGCCGGGCTGCTCGCGGTGGTGGTGGAACGGCTGCTGCTGTCCCGCACCAAGCTGGCCGACCCGAACAGCCTGGCGCTGCTCACGATCGGCGTGGACGTGATCGTGGCCGAGGAGATCGTGCGGCGGCTCGGCGTCGGCGTGCCGTTCCTCGGCGAGGCGTGGGACGCCAAGCCGATCCAGGTCGGTGGCATCACGTTGTTCCGCACGCACCTGGTCGCGATGGCCGTGGCCGCGGTGCTGATCACCGCCTTCTACCTGGCGTTCAAGTTCTCCAACTGGGGGGTCGCGATGCGCGCGCAGGCGGAGAACCGGGAGGCCGCCGCGCTGATGGGCATCCGCAGCCGGCAGGTGACGATGACCGCGTGGCTCGTCGCGGGACTGCTGGCGGGCGTCGCCGTGCTGTTCCTGGCCACGCAGGACTTCTCCGGCGCCGGCCTGTCCCGTGGCACGCATTCGATCGCGCTGGCCGCGTTCCCGGCCGCCATCCTGGGCGGGCTCGACTCGACCGCGGGCGCGATCGTCGGCGGCCTGGTCGTCGGCCTGGTCGAGGCACTGTCCGCGCAGTACATCTCGTTCGACTTCTCCAAGAGCGCGGTGTTCCTGGTCATGCTACTGGTGCTGGTGGTCCGGCCGTCCGGCCTGTTCGGAACGAGGGAGAGCACCCGTGTCTGA